CCGCGCACGGTGAGGCCGGTCGCCCTCACGCCGTCATACACGGCACGCAGGTCCCCCGGGGCAACGCCGTGCTTCTGCGGCTCGCCGTTGTGGAGCTGGAGCAGCACGTCCGGCGCGCGGCCCCACTTCGCGGCGAGGTCGGCGAGGGCCTGGGCCTGCCGCACGTCCTCCAGCGCGTGGACCAGCGTCACCGCCCGCATGTACTTGACCTTGTTGAGTTGCAACGGCCCGATGTAGTGCCACTCGATCTTGGGCCACTCGGTCCCCGTGACCCCCGCCGCCTCGAACTCGGCCACCTTGTCGCGCAGCTCCTGGGCGCGGCCCTCGCCGAGGGGGAAGCCTCCCGGCTGGAGCCCGGCGTGGGCGAGCACGTGGTCCCGGATCGCGGCGAGCGGCTGCCCCTTCGTGACGGCGACGAGGCGCGCGCTGCCGGGCGGGCGGCCCGAGGCGGCCTCGGCCCCTCGCAGTCCGGCCAGGACCTCGGGCAGGCTCATCGGGGGGGACCCGGGGAGAGGTGAGGGGCAGGGCGCACGCCCGACATTGTGGGCCGGGGCGGGGGGGCGCGTCCAGGCGGGCGCCGGAGGTGGAGGGCGCGTCAAGTCTCCTTCACCTTTCTCAGCCCTGGAGCGGGAAAGGTGAGGTTCCGTGTCCATCTGCGGCACCTTGCCGGGGAGAGCGCCGCCGCCCCGTGCCAGACTAGGAGAAGTATGCGACATCCCCACACCCTCGCCCTCACCCTTGTCCTCGCCGCTCCGGTCGCCGTGGCGCAGACCGCCGCCACCGTGCAGGACGTGGTGGTCAACGGCACCAACGACCTGCTCTCGAATTACGTCAAGGCCACCCTCAGCGTCCAGCCGGGCGCCGCGCTCTCCAGCGTCAACCTGCGCCTCGTCGAACAGGACG
This genomic interval from Deinococcus aestuarii contains the following:
- a CDS encoding YggS family pyridoxal phosphate enzyme → MSLPEVLAGLRGAEAASGRPPGSARLVAVTKGQPLAAIRDHVLAHAGLQPGGFPLGEGRAQELRDKVAEFEAAGVTGTEWPKIEWHYIGPLQLNKVKYMRAVTLVHALEDVRQAQALADLAAKWGRAPDVLLQLHNGEPQKHGVAPGDLRAVYDGVRATGLTVRGLMVMAPDTEDEAATSRVFEDTARRAHDLGLGELSMGMSGDYPLAVRAGATLVRVGTRLFS